In Deltaproteobacteria bacterium, the sequence GCGCCCTTTGTTCCGGCGGATCCGGTGGTAGAGTCCCAACTAGCGATGACGGATCGCCCCCCCTTCCAGCCGCAGGTCTTCGGGCACTACTACCTGCTCGAGCACATCGCCTATGGAGGCATGGCCGAGATCTATCGGGCCAAGTCCTTCGGCGCCTCGGGATTCGAGCGCGAGCTGGTCCTGAAGCGGGTGCTCGAGAAGCTGATCGAGAACCCCGACTTCCTCCGGATGCTGGTGAACGAGGCGAAGCTCACCGCCACCCTCCAGCACGGCAACATCGCCCAGGTCTTCGAGCTGGGGCTCGAGAAGGGCGTCTACTTCATGACCATGGAGTACGTGGAGGGGGTGAGCCTCAAGGCCCTCCTGCGCCGGGTCTCCAAGGCCGGAGAGCGGCTCACCCCGCAGATCGGCGCCTACCTGATCCTGCAGATCGCCCGGGGCCTGCACTACGCCCACGAGAAGAGCGATCCCATGGGGAAGCCCCTGGGGATCGTCCACTGCGACATCTCTCCCGAGAACATCGTCGTCGGCTACGACGGCAACGTGAAGATCGTCGACTTCGGCATCGCCCGCGCCCAGTCCGCCTTCTCCAACTACAAGGAGGGGATGGTCATGGGGAAGTTCAACTACGTGGCCCCCGAGCAGGCCATGGGACGCCCCCTCGACCGGCGCGCCGACATCTTCTCCACCGGCATCCTCCTCTACGAGGCCCTCACCGGGCAGCATCCCTTCGGCCGCAAGGGCGACGTCGACACCCTGGTGCGGATCGCCCGCTTCCAGAAGGGCGAGGTGGTGCCGCCCGAGCAGGCGGCGCCCGGGCTTCCCAAGGAGCTCTCCGAGATCTGCATGACCGCCATGGCGCACGATCTCCAGGAGCGCTACGCCACCGCGCAGAACCTGGCCGAGGCTCTCGGTGGCTACCTCCGGGCGATCCCCACGGCGCTGCTCCACGATCAGCTCAAGGATCTGCTCCACGATCGCTTCGCCCAGGACATCGCCACCCGCCGCAGCGCCCGCGAGCAGGATCCGAGGATCATCGGCGAGCTGCAGCGCAAGCGGGCCGTGATGGTCGACGACTCGGGTGAGTTCGGCGCGCTGGCCGCCAAGGAGCCGGTCGCCGAGCCCCCGGAGAAGGGCAAGGGCAAGGGCGCCCTCCTGGGCGGAATCGGGCTCGTGCTGGGCCTGGCCCTGGGCCTCGGCGGTGCGCTGGCGATGCGGCCGCCGCCCGCGTCGGTGCTCTTCGTGACCTCCGATCCGGCCGGCGCGACGGTGAAGCTCGAGGGCTCGGCGCGGGGTGAGACCCCGGTGGCCGTCGAGCTCGAGGAGGGGACGCCCTACCTGCTCCAGCTCGACCTCGCGAACCACGAGCCCTGGCAGGAGACCTTCACCGCCGAGGGCGCGCTCGTCGAGAAGAGCGCGACCCTGAAGGCGAAGACCGCCCGCCTCGAGGTCGTCTCCCAGCCCGAGGGTGCCCGGGTGCAGATCGACGGTGAGGACCGGGGCGTGACCCCCGTCTCGCTCGAGCTGCCCATCGGCACCGAGCACGTGGTGCGGATCAGCCGCGGGACGGTGACCGAGGAGCGCCGGGTGAACCTCTCCGGCGCCGGGACCCGGCTGCAGGTCGAGTTCAGCGCGGCCGGGAAGCCGGCGCCGGGCAAGTCACCCCCGAAGCGGCGGAAGCGGGGCCGCTAGGACGAGCCGTGCGTCGCCTCGCCCTCCTCCTCGTCCCGCTGCTGCTGCCCTGGATGGCGGTGGCGGCGGAGGCCGCCGGCACGCCGCCGCCCTCCATCGACGCCTCCACCCGGCGACCCTCGCCTCCGAAGCTGGAGGGCGCGCCCGAGGATCCCCTCGACCGCCTGAACCGGCCCGCCCTCGATCTCGCCCCCGGGGAGGAGCCCCGGATCACCGTGCGCCTGATGCGCGGGCAGCCCCGGGTTCGCCTGCGCGCGGTGGGCGGCGGGCTGGCCGCCTCCCTGCGCGCCGGGGGCGTCGAGGGCAAGTCCCTCCACCTGCCCGCCGAGGTCTGGCTCACCGTCGGCCTCGAGCAGCACGCCCGGGGCAAGCGCCAGCAGTTTCCCGTGGTGGCCGAGCTCCCCCCCGACGAGGCCGCGGCCCTCGAGGCCGTCGTCCGGGAGTGGAAGGGCCGGGACGAGGCGGTGAAGATCGTCGAGGTCGGCTCGGTCTTCGGCCTCGCCGGGCGGGTCATCGACACCCGCCAGACCCTCGTGCTGATCGACGGCCCCGGCAGCGCGCAGTGGGCGAGCGCGGCCTCGGACCGGGTCGCCGCGGTCCTCGGGCGGCCGCCGGACCTCTACGAGAAGGTGCTCGAGCGGGCCTCCGGGGAGCTCACCCTGATCCGCGAGGATGGCAGCCCGGTGGCCACGGCCGAGAGCCTGGCCAGCTTCCGGGCCGAGGGTGAGGAGAGCTACCTGGAGATCGACGAGGTCGAGTACGGGCGGGGCTACGACTGGCACGGCCGCGAGCGGCGCTCCTTCTTCGGGACGGTGCACGTCGCGGCGGGCCCCGAGGGGCTCACCGTGGTCAACGAGGTCGGCCTCGAGACCCTCCTGCGCGGCGTCGTTCCCGCGGAGACCTTCGCCTCGGCCCACGCCGAGGCCCTCGCCGCCCAGGCGGTCACGGCGCGGGGCGAGATCCTGGCCAAGGTGGGCACCCGCCACCTCGGCGAGCCCACCCTCCTCTGCGCCGAGCAGCACTGCCAGGTCTACAAGGGCACCACGGCGAGCACCGCCGCCACCGACGCCGCGGTGAAGCGGACCCGGGGCAAGGTGCTGGTCGAGGAGGACGGCAGCCTGGTGCACGCCGTCTACTCGGCCGTCTGCGGTGGGCACACCGAGAACAACGAGGTGGTCTGGGGGGGCGCCTCCCGCCCGGCCCTGCGCGGGCGCCTGGACTTCCCGGCCGAGGGCGAGTGGCTGCGCTACGCCGCCGGCATCGGGGAGCGGGATCTGGGCAGCTGGCTGGCGGCCTCTCCCCCGGCCTGGTGCAACCGCTCCTCCTTCCGCAACGCCTCCAAGTTCCGGTGGACGAAGCGGATGAGCGCCGCCGACGTGAACCGCCGGGTGGCTCACCTGGGCGTGGGTGAGGTGAAGGCCCTGGAGGTCTCGGGCCGGGGCGTCTCCGGCCGGGTGAAGGCCCTGAAGATCGTGGGCAGCCGCCGCACCGTCACCGTCCACCGCGAGTTGCCGGTCCGCCGGCTCTTCGGCAACCTGAACAGCGGAATGTTCGTCGTGGCCGGGGAGAAGGACGCGAGCGGGAAGATCGCCACCTGGGTCTTCACCGGCGGGGGCTGGGGCCACGGCGTGGGGATGTGTCAGGTGGGCGCCATCGGCATGGCCGAGGCGGGACACGATCACGAGACGATCCTGCGGCACTACTACAACGGAGCGCGCATCCAGCGAATCTATTGATGGAGCCGAAGACCCCGAAGCAGTCCCGGGTGGAGATGACGGAGATCGTCCTGCCCACCCACACCAATCGCTTCGGTACCGTCTTCGGCGGCCAGATCACGGCCTGGATCGACATCGCCGGCGGCGTCGCGGCCATGCGCCACGCCGGCAGCCTGGCGGTGACCGCCTCGATGGATCAGCTCCACTTCCTCCACGGAGCGAAGACCGGTGACATCGTCGTGCTGCGGGCGCAGGTGAACTACGCCGGGCGCACCTCGATGGAGGTGGGGGTGAGGGTCGACAGCGAGAACCCCATCACCGGAGAGCAGCACCACACCGCGACGGCCTACCTGACCTTCGTCGCGGTGGACGAGGAGGGGCAGCCGCGCGCGGTGCCCGCCCTCGAGCCGATCACGGAAGACGAGCGACGAAGGCACGAGAAGGCCCGGCGGCGCCGGGAGCAGCGGCTGGCCGATCGGCGGGAGGCCGTCGAGCGGGCGAGGCGCAAGGGGGACGTATGAGCGAGCTCTATCTCGCAGGGAGGCTCGAGCTGCTGCAGGACGACATCACGCAGCTCGAGGTCGACGCGATCGTCAACGCGGCGAACACCAGCCTGATGGGCGGCGGCGGCGTCGACGGCGCGATCCACGACGCCGCGGGGCCGAGGCTGCTGGAGGCCTGCGCCTCGCTGGGGGGCTGCCCCTGCGGAGAGGCGAGGGTCACCGAGGGCTTCGACCTGCCAGCGCGCTGGGTGATCCACGCGGTGGGACCCCAGTGGCGGGGTGGGGCCGCCCGGGAGGCCGAGCTCCTCGAGAGCGCCTACCGGGCCAGCCTGCGGCGGGCCGTGGAGGTCGGCGCCCGGAGCGTGGCCTTCCCGGCGATCTCCACGGGCATCTACGCCTACCCGCTGGAGGCGGCGACCCTGATCGCCCTCTCGACGATCGCGAGCGCCCTGGAGGACGCCCCCTCGATCGAGCGGGTCATCGCCGTGGCCTTCAGCGCCCGGGTCCACGCCGCCTACCGCCGGGCGGCCGAGCACCTCTTCGGCGCGCCCGAGGCCTGAGGCTTCAGCCGGCGGAGGTCTCGGTGACGACCAGGCCGGCCGGGTACTCGTCGGTCTCCGCCTGGTGGCGCGTGATCTCACCCTTGACGATGACCGTCGTGCCGACGTCGTCGACGCAGCGCAGGGTCACGGCCGTCCCCACCGGGAGGAGCTCCTCGGTGAGCACCAGCATCGAGCGGTCGTTCATGTCGTGACCGGGTCCGGAGAGGGACCCGCCCGGGTGCTCGAGGGTCACCTCGCAGTCGACGCGAATGCGGGGGCTCTTGCGCTGCTCGTCGCTCTTGGAATCGCTCATCGGGCCACATCCTAACCCGGAACCGGAGATGGGAGGGGAGGGCTCCGCTTGTGCTATTAGCCAGGGGATGGTGCGCACCTCGGCCCTGCTCCTCTTCTTCTCCCTGCTCCAGGCCTGCGGCGGCCCCGCCTGGGAGGACCGCCCGACGAAGGTGGTCTTCGAGCCGGCCTCGCCCGACTTCTGGGCCCGGCCCCTCCCCTCGGACCTGCGGATCCAGGCGGACGGAACGACCGACCTGGAGGACTGGCCCGGTGACTGGACCAGCGATCTGATCGACACCTGGCTGGACGCCGCCGAGGACCGCCTCGACGGCTGGGGCGTGAGCTCGGGGGTCTTCGTGCTCCTCGACGGGGAGATCGATCCGGCGAGCCTGCCCGCCGGCCCGGCCGAGAGCCTGGCGCCCGGCGCGTCGGTCTACCTCCTCGACGTCGACCCCGACTCGCCCGAGCGGGGCCGGCGCTTCCCCCTCGAGGTCGAGCAGCTCACCCAGGGCGACCTCTACACGCCCGAGAACCTCCTCGCCGCGATCCCCGTCTTCGGCTTCGTGCGGCGGCCGCGGACCACCTACGCCCTCGTCATCACCGAGGGGGTCCGCGACGCCCAGGGCCAGAGCCTGGGGCGCAGCCAGGCCTTCCATCTGGCGTGGGAGGATCAGAAGGGCGCCCACGCCGCGGCCCGGGACGAGCTGGTGGCGGTGCGGGAGACCATGGAGGAGGAGGGCGCCGAGCTCGACGCCGTCGTCGGCGCCGCGGTCTTCACCACCCTCGACCCCAACGAGCAGCTCCTGCGGATCGCGGAGTGGGCCGAGGCCCTGCCCCAGCCGGTGCTCTCCTCGCCCTGGACCGTGGCCGAGGAGTACGAGAGCTATCAGGTGCTCACCGCCGCCTTCGACGTGCCGGTGATCCAGAAGGGCGAGCGCCCCTACGACCAGGCCGGAGAGGGCGCCATCGACTGGGGCGCGGACGGCTGGCCGGTGATCAAGGAGACCCAGACCATGCGCCTGGTGCTCTCGGTCCCGAAGAGCGCGCAGCCGGCCGCCGGCTTTCCCCTCACGATCATCCTCCACGGCTCGGGCGGAGAGTGGCGGATGGGCATCGACCGGGGCCCGAAGGACGAGACCTTGCCCAAGTCGGAGCAGGTCGAGCCGCCGCCGGGCACCGGCCCCGCCGAGTGGCTGGCGCGCCGGGGCGTCGCGACCGTCGGCTTCGACTTCCCGCTCCACGGCGATCGCCACTCGCCCCCCGACACCTCGGGCCTCGTCTTCTACAACCTCTTCGGCAACATCATCGCCACCCTCGACAACTTCGACGTGGCCCACGCTGAGCTGCTCCAGCTCTCGCGCCTGATGATCACCACCACGGTGGACCCCACCCTGGCCCCCACCCTCGACGCCGGCGCCGCCCCCGACGGCCTCATCCGCTTCGACCCCGAGCGCCTCACCGCCCTCGGGCAGTCCATGGGCACCACCCTCGGCGTGCCCTGGGCCGCGGTCGATCCGCGCCTGAAGGGCGCCCTCTGGTCCGGGGCCGGCGGCATCCTGGTGGAGATCGCGGTCACCGCGCTCGAGCCCATCGAGCTCAAGCCCTTCGTCGAGCTCCTCCTCGGGATGACCGCCGAGGGTGCCGAGCTCCACCGCGCCCACCCGATCCTCCACGCCTTCCAGAACGTCTGGGACCTGGCCGACCCCATCGCCAAGGCTCCCTGGCATACGGCGGTCACCCACCCCGGCATCCCGCCCAAGGACGTGATGATGACCGCGGGCGTGCGCGACGGCTACTTCCACCCGAGGGCCGAGACCGCGATGGCCGTCTCCCTCGGGATCCCGCTGGTGGGCGAGGAGGTGGAGCCCTGGCTCCCCGACTCCCTGCGCCTGGCCGGCGACAGCACCCGCGGCTACCCCCTGCAGGGCAACCTGAATGGCCGCACCGCGGGGGTCGTGCACTACGCCTCGCCCGAGAACAACGGCCACTACGTGATCTTCAATCAGGATGGCGCCCGGCAGCAGTACACCTGCTTCCTCGCCAGCGTCGGCACGCCCGGCGGCGCCAAGATCGCCGAGGCCCGCGGCCTCGACGACCCCTGCGAGTAGGGTGAGCCGCTGACGGCCTCCTCCCGGGAGGGGGGTCGGTTGGCCGTCCCCGATCTCTGACGGACGATGACACGTGGGCGCGATCGCCGCGCCATCTGTCCCGGGCTGTCACGTGAGCGGCGGTCTTCGTGCATCCGGCCGCGCGGGTCGGACCGCATCCGTCGCAGGTGTGATCCACGCTCTCCCTCGCGAGCCGGAGTGTCGCGAGGTGTCGCCTCGATGCATCCCGCCTCGTGAACGGGGCCCGCACCGGTGCTCCGTCCACTCATCCACCCAATGGAATCCAGGGCTTTCGCGATGATGAACCACAGGTGCTCCGGTCTTCTGGTGTTCTTCCTTCTTGTCGCCGCGTGTGGGGCTCCAGACGACGACTCGGGCGAGCTCGAGCCCCGAGCGGGGGATGCCTGTAGCGGGCATGCGGGCTGCTCCTCCTTCGACGCGGCGCTCTACTGCTCCAACAACATCCTGGTCTCGGTTCCCTGCCGCGGACCCGGACACTGCGTTCAGGACGCGACCCACTTCGAGTGCGACATGGCGGGGAACTCCGTCGGAGATCCTTGCCCCTCGCAGATGGAGGGGCTCGGAATGTGTGACGGGCGCGACGACGCTCGAGTGCTTGTCTGCCAGGGGGGCGCCCTGGCAGTGTTCCAGACCTGCGAGGGGCGGTGCCTCGAGACCGGGGGCCAGGTGGGGTGTGACGCGACGGGCCCCGATCCGAGCTCGCGGTGGCGGGTCACGGTGACCAACGGAACGCTGCCCGAGCGCGACCCCAACGGGAGCGCCTGGGATGCCGCCGGTGGCCTCCCGGATCCCTACGTCTGCCTCACCGTCGGCACTTCGCCGCGCTGGTGCACCTCCACGAAGCAGGACACGCTCAACCCCGTGTGGAACGAGTCTTCGGGGACGGCCTATCTGTGGTCCGCGCTCGGGGACGTCCGCATCGAGGTCTTCGATGAGGATCTGACCGACAGTGAGGCTGTCTCTTCCGGTTCCATCCCCCTCCAGCCGCAGACCAGCGGGCAGTCGGCCACGATCCCGGTCACCTGGACGGGAGGGCAGGTGACGTTGAGGATCGACCCGGCCTGATGGCGGTGCCTCGAAGAGGCGTCGAGTGACACCGGCGCGGCCTTGCATCCAGGGCGAGGCGGGGTAGGGTGCGCCCCCGCGAACTCCTGACCCTCGAGGTGTCCATCGATGCGCGCCCTCCTGATCCTGCTCTCCCTCGCCCTGGCCACGCCCGCGGCCGCGCAGATCGTCAACGTCCAGAGCCGCTTCGACGCCAGGCCCGAGGACGGGCTCCACGGCGCCCTCTCCGGCTCGGCCGACTGGCGGACCGGCAACACCGAGTACCTGGCGCTGCGGCTAAAGCTCTCGGGGACCGGGAGCTTCGGTGACCACCTGATCCTGCTGGCGGCCAGCGCGGAGTACGGCGTGGCGTCCGGCGCCGACGAGCCCTTCCTCTCCCGCCTCTTCGAGCACCTGCGCTACCGCCACGCCTTCGGAGAGCTGGTCTCGGCCGAGGCCTTCGTGCAGCACGAGTACGACCGCTTCCGGAAGCTGCAGCTGCGCTTCCTCGCCGGCGCGGGCCTGCGCCTCGATCTGGTCTCCAGCGAGACCTGGGGCGCGGCGATCGGGCTGGCGGCGATGCTGGACCACGAGGAGCTCATCGAGGGGCGAGGCCAGGCGACGGTGGGGCGCTTCTCCTCCTACCTCATCGGCCGGGCCTCCTTGAGCGAGTCCCTCTCCCTGACCGAGTCGGTCTACGCCCAGCCGCGCATCGATCTGCCCTCCGACATCCGCCTGCTCTCGGAGACCTCCCTGAACGTGAAGGCGGCCGCCTGGCTCTCGGTGGCCGTCTCCTTCACCCTCGCCTGGGACTCCGACCCGCCCGCCGACTTCGATCCGGAGGTCCAGCCCCTCGACACCCAGTTCAAGACCACCGTGGCGGTCAGCTTCTAGCTCGCTAGCGATCGTCCTCGGCGACGACGACCAGTCCGTCGCCGGGGCCGAGGGTGACGGTCTCGTCCTTGGGGGGGATGAGCCGCACCCCGAAGTTCGCGTGGCTGTCGTGGGCTTGGCGCCCGAGCTTGAAGCCGATGCAGACCTCGCCGTCGCGCTTCTGGGCCGCCCGCATCAGGTCGCCGAAGCGGCAGCTGATGGGGAGCTCGTCGCAGTAGAGCCCGATGGGCTTCACGTAGATCTCCGAGCCCTCCTCCTCGAAGAGGTCGTCGTAGACCTTCTTGATGTCGGGCTCCTCGCTGATCTGGGCGAAGATCATCGAGATCATCCGATCGGAGATGATGAAGTCGTTCACGCCGGCCTGGGAGACCAGCTCCTGGTTCTCGG encodes:
- a CDS encoding serine/threonine protein kinase, encoding MTDRPPFQPQVFGHYYLLEHIAYGGMAEIYRAKSFGASGFERELVLKRVLEKLIENPDFLRMLVNEAKLTATLQHGNIAQVFELGLEKGVYFMTMEYVEGVSLKALLRRVSKAGERLTPQIGAYLILQIARGLHYAHEKSDPMGKPLGIVHCDISPENIVVGYDGNVKIVDFGIARAQSAFSNYKEGMVMGKFNYVAPEQAMGRPLDRRADIFSTGILLYEALTGQHPFGRKGDVDTLVRIARFQKGEVVPPEQAAPGLPKELSEICMTAMAHDLQERYATAQNLAEALGGYLRAIPTALLHDQLKDLLHDRFAQDIATRRSAREQDPRIIGELQRKRAVMVDDSGEFGALAAKEPVAEPPEKGKGKGALLGGIGLVLGLALGLGGALAMRPPPASVLFVTSDPAGATVKLEGSARGETPVAVELEEGTPYLLQLDLANHEPWQETFTAEGALVEKSATLKAKTARLEVVSQPEGARVQIDGEDRGVTPVSLELPIGTEHVVRISRGTVTEERRVNLSGAGTRLQVEFSAAGKPAPGKSPPKRRKRGR
- a CDS encoding SpoIID/LytB domain-containing protein gives rise to the protein MRRLALLLVPLLLPWMAVAAEAAGTPPPSIDASTRRPSPPKLEGAPEDPLDRLNRPALDLAPGEEPRITVRLMRGQPRVRLRAVGGGLAASLRAGGVEGKSLHLPAEVWLTVGLEQHARGKRQQFPVVAELPPDEAAALEAVVREWKGRDEAVKIVEVGSVFGLAGRVIDTRQTLVLIDGPGSAQWASAASDRVAAVLGRPPDLYEKVLERASGELTLIREDGSPVATAESLASFRAEGEESYLEIDEVEYGRGYDWHGRERRSFFGTVHVAAGPEGLTVVNEVGLETLLRGVVPAETFASAHAEALAAQAVTARGEILAKVGTRHLGEPTLLCAEQHCQVYKGTTASTAATDAAVKRTRGKVLVEEDGSLVHAVYSAVCGGHTENNEVVWGGASRPALRGRLDFPAEGEWLRYAAGIGERDLGSWLAASPPAWCNRSSFRNASKFRWTKRMSAADVNRRVAHLGVGEVKALEVSGRGVSGRVKALKIVGSRRTVTVHRELPVRRLFGNLNSGMFVVAGEKDASGKIATWVFTGGGWGHGVGMCQVGAIGMAEAGHDHETILRHYYNGARIQRIY
- a CDS encoding acyl-CoA thioesterase; translation: MEPKTPKQSRVEMTEIVLPTHTNRFGTVFGGQITAWIDIAGGVAAMRHAGSLAVTASMDQLHFLHGAKTGDIVVLRAQVNYAGRTSMEVGVRVDSENPITGEQHHTATAYLTFVAVDEEGQPRAVPALEPITEDERRRHEKARRRREQRLADRREAVERARRKGDV
- a CDS encoding O-acetyl-ADP-ribose deacetylase yields the protein MSELYLAGRLELLQDDITQLEVDAIVNAANTSLMGGGGVDGAIHDAAGPRLLEACASLGGCPCGEARVTEGFDLPARWVIHAVGPQWRGGAAREAELLESAYRASLRRAVEVGARSVAFPAISTGIYAYPLEAATLIALSTIASALEDAPSIERVIAVAFSARVHAAYRRAAEHLFGAPEA
- a CDS encoding PilZ domain-containing protein; this encodes MSDSKSDEQRKSPRIRVDCEVTLEHPGGSLSGPGHDMNDRSMLVLTEELLPVGTAVTLRCVDDVGTTVIVKGEITRHQAETDEYPAGLVVTETSAG
- a CDS encoding C2 domain-containing protein, producing the protein MMNHRCSGLLVFFLLVAACGAPDDDSGELEPRAGDACSGHAGCSSFDAALYCSNNILVSVPCRGPGHCVQDATHFECDMAGNSVGDPCPSQMEGLGMCDGRDDARVLVCQGGALAVFQTCEGRCLETGGQVGCDATGPDPSSRWRVTVTNGTLPERDPNGSAWDAAGGLPDPYVCLTVGTSPRWCTSTKQDTLNPVWNESSGTAYLWSALGDVRIEVFDEDLTDSEAVSSGSIPLQPQTSGQSATIPVTWTGGQVTLRIDPA
- a CDS encoding DUF481 domain-containing protein; translation: MRALLILLSLALATPAAAQIVNVQSRFDARPEDGLHGALSGSADWRTGNTEYLALRLKLSGTGSFGDHLILLAASAEYGVASGADEPFLSRLFEHLRYRHAFGELVSAEAFVQHEYDRFRKLQLRFLAGAGLRLDLVSSETWGAAIGLAAMLDHEELIEGRGQATVGRFSSYLIGRASLSESLSLTESVYAQPRIDLPSDIRLLSETSLNVKAAAWLSVAVSFTLAWDSDPPADFDPEVQPLDTQFKTTVAVSF